GCAGCAGCAGCGCCAACGCACGGCCCCGGTGCGATTCGGCGTCCTTCTCCACCGGGCTCAGCTGCGCCGCGGTGCGCACGGCCCCTTCCGGGACGAACACCGGGTCGTAGCCGAAGCCCCCCTCGCCGCGGGGTTGCCGGGCGATGCTGCCCGACCATTCGCCACGCACCACCACCTCGTGGTCGGACCCGATTCCCCAGACCAGCGCGCAGGCCGACACGAACGCCGCCCCGCGCCGCTCGTCGGGAACGTCGTGCAGTTGGGCCAGCAGCAGCGCGGTGTTGGCGCCGTCGTTGCCGTGCTCGCCTGACCAGCGCGCCGACAGCACCCCGGGCATGCCGTTGAGCGCGTCGACACTGAGGCCGGAATCGTCTGCGACACAAGGCAATCCCGTCGCCACATAACCGTCACGCGCCTTGGCCAGGGCGTTGTCCTCGAAGGTCGCTCCGGTTTCGGGCGCGTCGGGGAACGGTGCCACCTCATCCAGTGAGACCGGCCGCAGCCCCGAGATACCGGCGTGCTCGAGCACCCGGCTGAGTTCGGCCAGCTTCTTGCGGTTGCGGCTGGCCACCAGCAGATCGATCAGCTGCCGAACGCTTTCTTCGGTGGCGGACCGTCGGGCAGCACCCCGGGATAGGGCAGTTCCAACGCTTCGCGCTGCACCACGAACAACTTCTCGCAGGCGGCCAGTGCCGCGTCGAGCATCTTGTCCAGCGTCGAGCGCGGGAACGTCGCCCCCTCGCCGGTGCCCTGGACCTCCACCAGGGTTCCGGTGTCGGTGGCGACGACGTTCATGTCGACCTCGGCGCGGGAGTCCTCTTCATACGGGAGATCGACGCGGACCCGCCCGTCGACGACCCCGACGCTCACAGCCGAGATGGCGCACGACAGCGGGCGCGGGTCGGACAGTTTGCCGGCGGCCGACAAGTAGGTGACCGCATCGGCGAGTGCCACATAGGCGCCGGTGATCGCCGCGGTGCGGGTGCCGCCGTCGGCCTGCAACACGTCGCAGTCGATCGCGATGGTGTTCTCCCCCAACGCCGCCAGGTCGATGCAGGCCCGCAGCGAACGGCCGACCAGCCGGCTGATCTCCTGGGTGCGGCCACCGACCCGGCCCTTGACCGATTCGCGATCGGAGCGGGTGTGCGTGGCGGCCGGCAGCATGGCGTACTCGGCGGTCAGCCAACCGCGCCCGGTACCTTTCCGCCAGCGCGGCACCCCCTCGGTGACACTGGCCGTGCACATGACCCGGGTGTTGCCGAATTCGACCAGCACCGACCCGGCCGGGTTCGAGGTGAACCCCCGGGTGATGACGACCGGGCGCAGCTCGTCGTCGAGGCGACCGTCTTCTCGTTTGGACACGCCGTTAACCCTAATGGAGTGGTGTGTCAGGACCGGTGGTGCGTCAGGACCGCTAGATGTCGAAACTCTCGTCGCACGCCACGGCGTGCACCGGCCCGTCGAACTCGGCTTTGGCCTCGCCGATCACGTCCTCGCGCGAGGTCCAGGGCGGGATGTGGGTGAGCAGCAGTTGGCCGACGCCGGCGGCCGCGGCGATGCGCCCGGCCTCGGTGCCGGACAGATGCAGATTCGGCGGACGGTTGGCCTCGTGGGTCCAGGACGCCTCGCACAGGAACACGTCGGCGCCGCGGGCCAACTCGATCACCCCGTCGCAGAAGCCGGTGTCGCCGCTGTAGACCAGGGTCGCGCCCGCGGCGTTGGTGATCCGCATTCCGAACGACTCGGTCGGGTGACACACCAGCCTGGGCTGCACACGGACCGTTCCGAACTCGACCGGCTCGCCGTCCACCCAGGTGTGGACATCGAAGATATCGGTGATGTCGTCGATCTCCCCGCCGTAGGGAGAGGACGCTGCGCCCATCCGCGACCAGGTGTCGCTGGGCCCGTAGATGAAGCCCTTGGCGAACGGCTGGGTCGCGACCGACGGGTGGTAGCGGCGCCAGACGAACAGTCCCGGCAGGTCCAGGCAGTGGTCGGCATGCAGGTGCGACAACAGCACACACACCGCACCCGGGTCGACGTGCCGCTGTAGCGCGCCCAGCACGCCGCCCCCGAAGTCGATGACCAGCGGCGGGGTGTCCGGAGCCTGCAACAGGTAACCCGATGCCGGCGAGTCCGGACCCACCACGCTGCCGGAGCAGCCGAGCACCGTGAGTCGCACGTTCCCTACTGTGCCATGTTCGCCGCAACGATGACCAAGACACGGGCGCTTTGCCCGCTATTCGTCATCGAAATCACGGTCGTGGCTAACTCAACGGCGCGTGACGACGGACGCCGCCGACACCGGTGATCGCCGGCCCCAGAAATCGGGTGGCCAATGCGGCGAACGCCTCCGGGTCACCGGTCGCCTCGAACACCCGGGTGGCCGCGGAAGCCCCGTGCGGGCGCAGCAGATCGCGCTCGGTGAGCACCCGCAGCAGCTCCTTGGCCGTCTCCTCGGCGCTGGACACCAGCGTCACCTGCTCACCCATCGCCAGCTGGATCAACCCCGACAGCAGCGGATAGTGGGTGCAGCCCAGCACCAGGGTGTCGACCCCGGCGCGCTGCAGCGGCTCCAGGTATCCCTCGGCCAGCCCCAGCACCTGCCGGCCGCTGGTGATGCCGCGCTCGACGAAGTCCACGAAGCGCGGGCAGGCCACCGCGGTGATCTCGGTGTCGCGGGCCGCGGCGAACGCGTCCTGGTAGGCGTGGCTGGTGATGGTCGCGCTCGTCCCGATCACCCCGATGTGGCCGTTGCGGGTGGTGGCCACCGCCCGGCGCACCGCCGGCAGGATCACCTCGACGACCGGCACGTCGTAGCGTTCCCGGGCATCGCGCAGGCAGGCCGCCGACGCGGTGTTGCAGGCGATCACCAGGGCCTTGACGCCACGATCGACCAGGTCGTCGCCGATGGCCAACGCGTGCGCGCGTACTTCCGGGATGGTCAGCGGGCCGTAGGGTCCGTTGGCGGTGTCGCCGACATAGAGGATGTCCTCGTCGGGCAGCTGGTCGATGATCGAGCGTGCGACGGTCAGCCCGCCGACCCCGGAGTCGAAGATCCCGATCACGCCGATACCGCCCGCCGACGGGCACGGGCTTTGCGTTCGGGGCCCGAGAGCAGATAGGCGGCCCCCACTCCGGCGATCGCCCCGCACAGGTGACCTTGCCAGGACACTCCGCCGCAGACATTCAGCACCGGCACCGCCCCCCAGAGAATCCCGCCGTAGAGCACCAGCACCACGAGCCCGACCAGAATCTGCCAGAGACGGCGGGTGAACCAACCGAACACCACCAGGAAGGCCAGCCAGCCGAAGATCAGGCCGGAGGCGCCGATGTGGTCGGTGGGCCCGCACGACGATCCGACATTGCCGATCAGCCAGGTGCCCAGACCACCGAACAGCCACACGATCGCGGTGGCGAGCAGGAACCGGGACTGCCCGGCCAACGTCACCAGGAAGCCCAGCACCAGCGCCGGACCGGTGTTGGCCAGCAGATGCCCCCAGTTGGCGTGCAGCAGCGGTGCAAACAGCACCCCCCACAGGCCGTCGGTCTCCAGTGGCCGGATGCCGTTGCGGTCCAGCCGGTGGCCGCCGAGCTGATCAACGGCCTCGATGAGGTAGAGCAGCGCGACGAATCCCACCACGGTGGCCCCGCCGGTGCGCCAGGCGGACTTGTTATCGGGCCGCGGCGCGGGCGACGAGCCGGCCCGGGAGGTCATGCCCACGATTGTCCTTCCAGCCCATCCTCGGATTCGTCGTGCACGTCACGGCCTTCCCGTGAGCTTGTCGGCGAATGCCCCCGGCAACGTGCCGCGGTAGGTCGGTATTCCGGCCACCGGATCGGCGGCCAGCAACCCGACCAGCACCGCTCGCGCCAGGCAGTCCGCCGCGGCGGCACCGACCGCGGTGATCAGGCCGGACTCCTGCGAGAGCGCCGCCGGGGTTCCCGGTAGCGCCGGAACCTCGACGGCCCCGGTCGCCAACGCGAAGACCGTGTCGCCGTCCACCGGGGTGTGGGAGGGCCGGATGGTGCGAGCCAGGCCGTCCTGGGCGGCGATCGCCACCCGCCGGCAGCCGGCCGGGCTGAGTGCGGCGTCGGTGGCCACCACCGCGATGGTGGTGTTGAGCGCCAGGGATTTGGGCTCCAGCCCGGCGAGCACCGACAGCTGTTCGGACGGCGGGGAGGTCAGACCGAATTCCTCGATGAGCTGGGCCGGCCAGGGCAGCCCGGTGGTGGCGTCGATGACCTCACCGGTGGGGTTCACCACCACCAGCGCCCCCACCGTGACGGTGTGGTCCCCGAGCTCCAGCGTGGTCGAGGCTGCTCCCACCCCGCCCTTGAACACCCCGGCCCGGGCACCGACTCCGGCGCCCACGCTGCCGACCGCCGGGGTTGCCCCGTCGGGACCGGCGGCCGCCGCCGCGGCGGCATAGCCGAACTGCGCGGTGGGCCGTCGATCCCAGCCCCCGACCGGCAGGTCGAAGATGACCGCGGCCGGGACGATCGGCACCACGCCGCCGTCCAGCGCCACCCCGCGGCCCTGCTCCTCCAGCCAGGTCATGACGCCGTCTGCGCTCGCCAGCCCGTAGGCACTCCCACCGGAGAGCACTACCGCGTCCACCCAGCGCACGCTGTTGGCGGGGTCCAGCAGATCGGTCTCCCGGCTTCCCGGCGCACCACCACGGCAATCGACGGCGCCGACCGTCCCGGGCGGCGTCAACACCACGGTGACGCCGCTCGCCCAGCCGGACCCCAGCGTCGCATCCGGGTCGAGCCGGTGGTGATGGCCCACCCGGATGCCCGCGACATCGGTGATCGAACCCATGCCCGTCATCTCCTGGGCCCTCCCATCAACGCGACGACCAGGTATTCCTGCAGCACGGTCAGCCACTGGTAGACGCTGAGCTGGCCGGCCATCGGGTCACCCGGCGGCAGCCGATCCGGGCCGTCCGGGCCGATCTTGAGCATGGTGCCCAGCGCGAGGCGGATGTCGTTGACCGCCGCGATCCAGGCATTCGCCTGTTCCTCGGTCAGCTCGAAACGACCGCCCTGCTCCGGAAGTGTGTCCAATAACTGTTGTGCTGCAGCACGTTTCGCGTCGATTATCCCCGGCTCGTGCAGGCTGCGCAGTACCGCGTTCAGACCTTTCGCATCGGGCGCGCAGTCGCCGGCCGGGGTACCTTCACCCTCGCCGTCGGGTCGGTAGAAGTCCGGCAGCAGCCGCCGCGTGGTGGCGTCCTCGGGCGGCTTGGTGTTGCCCGTTCGCATTCCGGTTATCTGTTCGAGTTCGTCCGGCGGAGAGGCGGATTCACGTGCCTCGAGCATGCCGATGATCGAGCCGACCAGGTTCCCGAGCAACGCAGCCTCGTGCAGTGCCAGCGCGGACCGGAAGCGGGGGCCATCGTCGGTTTCAACCCGCTTCCACTTGTGCACGGTGCGGCCCGATTCCCTTCGGTTGACGTTTCAGCGATCCTGCTGCATGGTCGCCCACAACCCGGCGGCATGCAGTTTGGACACGTCGACCTCCATCGACTCCCGGCTCCCCGCCGACACTACGGCCTTGCCCTCGTGGTGCACCTGCAACATCAGCTTGGTCGCGTGCGGCTCGCTGTAACCGAAAAGCTTCTGAAAGATGTACGTCACGTAGGTCATCAGGTTGACCGGGTCGTCCCAGACGATGGTCACCCACGGCGAGGCGGTGTCCTCGACCGTGTCCGCATGCCGCTGGCCGGTGCCCTGGGGTTTCACCGGGGTGGACGTCGGTGCTGACGTGGCCATACCGCTCAGGATACCGAGCCGGGGTGGGGTCGAGTCCAGCCGATACGGTTGTCGGGTGGACACCTCGGCCCGCCGCGGCGGGTTGCTCACCGACAAGTATGAGCTGACCATGCTGGCCGCGGCGCTGCATGACGGCACGGCCGGTCGGCGGACCAGCTTCGAATTGTTCTCCCGCCGGCTCCCCGAGGGACGCCGCTACGGGGTGGTGGCCGGCACCGACCGTTTCCTGGATGCGCTGACCGCGTTCAGCTTCGACGATGCCGCACTGAATCTGCTTTCGCGGTTCCTGGATCCGCAGACCCTGAGCTACCTGAATGATTTCCGCTTTCGCGGCGACATCGACGGCTACCCCGAAGGCGAGTTGTACTTCGCCGGTTCACCGGTGCTCAGCGTGCACGGCAGCTTCGCCGAATGCATCGTGCTGGAGACGCTGATGCTGTCGATCTTCAACCACGACACCGCGATCGCCTCGGCGGCCGCCCGGATGGTCAGCGCGGCCGACGGCCGGCCGCTGATCGAGATGGGTTCGCGCCGCACTCACGAGCAGGCCGCCGTGGCGGCGGCCCGGGCCGCCTACCTGGCAGGTTTTGCCGGGACGTCCAACCTGGAAGCGCACCGCCGGTTCGGTGTGCCGGTGTTGGGCACCAGCGCGCACGCCTTCACGCTGCTGCACGCGGGCTCTGATATTGCCGACAGTGCCGACGGCGCCGGCGAACTGGCGGCGTTCCGCTCCCAGGTCGCCGCGCAGGGTGTCGACACCACGCTGTTGGTGGACACCTACGACGTCACCACCGGGGTGGCCAACGCCGTCGCGGCGGCCGGCCCGGGGCTCGGCGCGGTCCGTATCGACTCCGGTGAGCTGGCGGTGCTGGCTCGTCAGGTCCGCGACCAGCTGGACCGGCTGGGTGCCACGGGCACCAAGATCGTGGTCTCGGGCGATCTCGACGAGTTCGGCATCGCGGCGTTGCGAGCCGCTCCGGTGGACAGTTACGGCGTCGGCACCGCGCTGGTGACCGGGTCGGGCGCCCCGGCGGCGGGCTTCGTCTACAAGCTCGTCGAGGTGGACGGCCTGCCGGTGCACAAGCGCAGCGCCGCCAAGACCTCGGCGGGCGGACGCAAGCAGGCGCTGCGGGTGTCTCGTCCCAGCGGCACCCTCGTCGAGGAGGTGGTCTACCCCGTCGGCCGCCCGCCGGCGGATTCCGGCCGGGTGCTGACCGTTCCGCTGATACGCGGCGGCGACGTGGTGGCCGCTACCGGTGCCGATGCCCTGGCCGCGGCGCGGGATCGCGTCGCCTCCGGACTGCGCAGCCTGCCGTGGGAGGGCCTGAAACTGGCGCACGGTGAGCCGGCGATCCCGACCCGGCTGACTCCGGGCGGGCCGTCGGCCTAACGACCGTTGCGTTCGCGGTGCTTGCACCCGGGCCAGCAACAGGGGCGCCGCTTGCCTTCCTCCAGCTCCTCGCGGGTCCGGCGGATTCGTCGTTCGCGGGTGACCTGCTGCTTGGCGTCTTCGACCCAGCAGATGAACTCGTTGCGCGCCAACGGGGTAATGCTCTGCCATGCCGCCAACGCGGTCGGGCTGACGAGCAGCCCGTCGCGCAGGTCGGCGGGCAGCTCGTGTACCGCCCCGCCGGGCAACCGGTGGCTGCTCATCGCTTCATGGTAATGAGAACCGCAACGAAAAGGGCTGGGGCCGGGGTGGCCGTGTCGCTACAGTTCGCGGAATGGAGCTCGATGCGACAGCATTCAGCCACCGCTGGGTGCAGGCGTGGAACGCCCACGACGTGGAGGCGGTGTTGGCGCACTTCCACGACGACGTGCTGTTCACCTCCCCGGTAGCCGCCCGGTTGTTTCCCGAGACGGCGGGAGTGATTCGCGGGAAGCCCGCACTGCGCAGCTACTGGACCGCGGCCCTGGCGCGGCTGCCGGACCTGCATTTCGTCGTCGAAGCCGTCTATCGGGGTATCGACACCGTCGTCATCACCTACCGCAACCAGAACCACGGCCTGGTCAACGAGGTCTTGCGCTTCGACGACGACGGCCGGGTCATCGAGGGGCACGGAACCTATTTCGTCACCGGGCCGGCCGGCTCGGACTGAGGAGATGACGGCGCCGCCGGGGCGCGGGCTACCGTGTGCACACCATGGCTGACCCGTCCGTACCCGAGCTGCTCGCCGCCGCGGTGGCCGCCCTGGGCGGCAGCGAACGCGACGGCCAGGTGCGTATGGCCGAAGCGGTGGCGCGGGCCTTCGAAGTCGGCGAACACCTGGCGGTACAGGCCGGCACCGGCACCGGGAAGTCGCTGGCCTACCTGGTTCCGGCGATCGCCCGGGCGGTGACCGACGAACACCCGGTGGTGGTGTCGACCGCGACGATCGCGCTGCAGCGTCAGCTCGTCGACCGCGACCTGCCCCGCCTGGCCGATGCCCTCGAAAAGGTGCTCCCCCGGCGCCCCACCTTCGCGCTGCTCAAGGGACGACGGAATTACCTGTGCCTGAACAAGATCCATAGCGGGTCGGCTGATGATTCCGACGAGGCGCCGCAGGAGGAGCTGTTCGAACCGTTCGCCGCCAGCGCCCTGGGCCGGGACGTGCAGCGGCTCACCGCCTGGGCGCAGACCACCGACTCCGGTGACCGCGATGACCTCAAACCCGGTGTGCCCGAACGCTCCTGGTCTCAGGTCAGCGTGTCGGCGCGGGAATGTCTGGGCGCTGCCCGTTGCCAGTTCGGCATCGACTGCTTCGCCGAGCGAGCCCGCGGCGTCGCCGCCGAGGCCGATATCGTCGTCACCAATCACGCCCTGCTGGCGATCGACGCGATCTCGGAGACCAACGTGTTGCCCGAGCACGAACTGCTGGTGGTCGACGAGGCACATGAGCTGGTGGACCGAGTGACGTCGGTGGCCACCGGCGAGCTCACCGCGGCCGCGCTCAGTGTCGCGGTGCGGCGAATCACCCGGCTGGTCTCCCCCGAGCTGGTTCAGCGCCTCGACACCGCGTCCCTGACGTTCGGCTCGGCGATTCACGACGGCACGCCCGGGCGGCTGGATCACCTCGACGACGACTTGGCGGCATACCTGACCGCGCTGCGCGATGCCGCCGGCGCGGTCCGCTCGGCGATCGACACCGCACCGTCAGATCCCAAGGCCGCGGCCGCCCGCAAGGAGGCGGTCGCCGCACTGTCGGAGATCTCCGACACCGCCGCGCGGATCCTGACCTCGTTCGAACCGGCCATCCCCGAGCGCACCGACGTGGTGTGGCTCAGCCACGAAGACAACCGGGGGTCGGTGCGCCCGGTGCTGCGGGTGGCCCCGCTGTCGGTGGCCGGCCTGTTGCGCGAACGGCTGTTCGCCCGGGCGACGACGGTGCTGACCTCGGCGACGCTGACTGTCGGCGGCACCTTCGACGCGATGGCCGGCGCCTGGGGCCTGACCGGCGGCTCGCCCGACCCGAGCGATGCGCGGTGGCGCGGACTCGATGTCGGCTCGCCGTTCGCGCACGCCAAAGCCGGCATCCTCTACGTGGCCGCGCACCTGCCGCCGCCCGGGCGTGACGGCACCGGCACCGACGCGCAGCTCGACGAGATCGCCGAGCTGATCACCGCGGCCGGTGGGCGCACCCTGGGACTGTTCTCGTCGATGCGCGCGGCGCGCGCCGCGGCCGAGGCGATGCGGGAGCGATTGGACACCCCGGTGCTGTGCCAGGGCGACGACACCACCGGCGCGCTGGTCGAGCAGTTCGCCGCCGATGCCGACCTGTCGCTGTTCGGCACCTTGTCGCTGTGGCAGGGCGTCGACGTACCGGGACCGTCGCTGTCCCTGGTGCTCATCGACCGCATCCCGTTCCCGCGGCCCGACGACCCGCTGCTGACCGCCCGGCAGCGCGCGGTCAGTGCCCGAGGCGGCAACGGTTTCATGGCGGTTGCCGCCAACCACGCCGCGCTGTTGCTGGCCCAGGGTGCGGGCCGGTTGCTGCGCAGCGTCGAGGACCGGGGGGTGGTGGCGGTGCTCGACTCGCGCATGGCGACCGCCCGCTACGCCGGATATCTGCGCGCGTCGCTGCCGCCGTTCTGGGCGACGACCGACACCGCCAAGGTCCGTCTGGCGCTGCAGCGACTACGGGGCGGTTGAGCGCACTATCGTGATCTCCCATGCGACCTGGCCGCCGAAGGCACCGCGTTCTCGCCACCGCCTGCACGCTGATGCTGCTGTTGAGCGGGTGCGCCCGGATGCTGGACGGCACACCGGTTTCGATCTTCGCCGACCCGTTCCGGGTGGGCGGACTGCAGGCGGTCGACGGGCCCACCGGGCTGCGGCCCGACGCGCCGCCACCGAGCCGCGAGGTCGCGGGTACCGATGGCGGTCGCATCGACCAGATCGCCGCCCAGTCGGTCAGCGACCTCGAGGCGTTCTGGACGATCAGCTATCCCAACACCTTCGACGGCGAGTTCGAGCCGGTGCGGTCCCTGCTCTCCTGGGATCCCGGCCAGCTACGCGGAACATTCTGCAAGAGTAGGACTTTCCTGCTGGTCAACGCGGCCTACTGCTACCTGGACGACACCATCGGGTGGGACCGCCGGCTGCTGTTGCCGGCGCTGCGCAGCGCCTACGGCGACATGGCGATCACCATGGTGCTCGCCCATGAGTACGGTCACGCGATCGCGCGGGCGGCCGGGATCACCAAGCGGCGCCAGACACCGACGCTGGTGGCCGAGCAGCAGGCCGACTGTCTGGCGGGTGTCTACCTGCGCTGGGTGGCCCAGGGCGACTCGCCTCGCTTCACGCTCAGCACCGGTGACGGGTTGAACGGTGTGCTGGCCGCGATGCTGGCGCTGCGCGACCCGCTGCTGAACCCCGGCGAGACGGTCGGCAGCAACGAGCACGGCTCGGCCTTCGAACGGATCTCGGCGTTCCAGTTCGGGTTCACCGACGGCGCCGGATCGTGCAACGCCAT
This is a stretch of genomic DNA from Mycolicibacter terrae. It encodes these proteins:
- a CDS encoding non-canonical purine NTP pyrophosphatase, translating into MIDLLVASRNRKKLAELSRVLEHAGISGLRPVSLDEVAPFPDAPETGATFEDNALAKARDGYVATGLPCVADDSGLSVDALNGMPGVLSARWSGEHGNDGANTALLLAQLHDVPDERRGAAFVSACALVWGIGSDHEVVVRGEWSGSIARQPRGEGGFGYDPVFVPEGAVRTAAQLSPVEKDAESHRGRALALLLPTLRRLAD
- the rph gene encoding ribonuclease PH encodes the protein MSKREDGRLDDELRPVVITRGFTSNPAGSVLVEFGNTRVMCTASVTEGVPRWRKGTGRGWLTAEYAMLPAATHTRSDRESVKGRVGGRTQEISRLVGRSLRACIDLAALGENTIAIDCDVLQADGGTRTAAITGAYVALADAVTYLSAAGKLSDPRPLSCAISAVSVGVVDGRVRVDLPYEEDSRAEVDMNVVATDTGTLVEVQGTGEGATFPRSTLDKMLDAALAACEKLFVVQREALELPYPGVLPDGPPPKKAFGS
- a CDS encoding cyclic nucleotide-degrading phosphodiesterase, with the translated sequence MRLTVLGCSGSVVGPDSPASGYLLQAPDTPPLVIDFGGGVLGALQRHVDPGAVCVLLSHLHADHCLDLPGLFVWRRYHPSVATQPFAKGFIYGPSDTWSRMGAASSPYGGEIDDITDIFDVHTWVDGEPVEFGTVRVQPRLVCHPTESFGMRITNAAGATLVYSGDTGFCDGVIELARGADVFLCEASWTHEANRPPNLHLSGTEAGRIAAAAGVGQLLLTHIPPWTSREDVIGEAKAEFDGPVHAVACDESFDI
- the murI gene encoding glutamate racemase: MGVIGIFDSGVGGLTVARSIIDQLPDEDILYVGDTANGPYGPLTIPEVRAHALAIGDDLVDRGVKALVIACNTASAACLRDARERYDVPVVEVILPAVRRAVATTRNGHIGVIGTSATITSHAYQDAFAAARDTEITAVACPRFVDFVERGITSGRQVLGLAEGYLEPLQRAGVDTLVLGCTHYPLLSGLIQLAMGEQVTLVSSAEETAKELLRVLTERDLLRPHGASAATRVFEATGDPEAFAALATRFLGPAITGVGGVRRHAPLS
- a CDS encoding rhomboid family intramembrane serine protease; the encoded protein is MTSRAGSSPAPRPDNKSAWRTGGATVVGFVALLYLIEAVDQLGGHRLDRNGIRPLETDGLWGVLFAPLLHANWGHLLANTGPALVLGFLVTLAGQSRFLLATAIVWLFGGLGTWLIGNVGSSCGPTDHIGASGLIFGWLAFLVVFGWFTRRLWQILVGLVVLVLYGGILWGAVPVLNVCGGVSWQGHLCGAIAGVGAAYLLSGPERKARARRRAVSA
- a CDS encoding P1 family peptidase — its product is MGSITDVAGIRVGHHHRLDPDATLGSGWASGVTVVLTPPGTVGAVDCRGGAPGSRETDLLDPANSVRWVDAVVLSGGSAYGLASADGVMTWLEEQGRGVALDGGVVPIVPAAVIFDLPVGGWDRRPTAQFGYAAAAAAAGPDGATPAVGSVGAGVGARAGVFKGGVGAASTTLELGDHTVTVGALVVVNPTGEVIDATTGLPWPAQLIEEFGLTSPPSEQLSVLAGLEPKSLALNTTIAVVATDAALSPAGCRRVAIAAQDGLARTIRPSHTPVDGDTVFALATGAVEVPALPGTPAALSQESGLITAVGAAAADCLARAVLVGLLAADPVAGIPTYRGTLPGAFADKLTGRP
- the aosR gene encoding oxidative stress transcriptional regulator AosR codes for the protein MHKWKRVETDDGPRFRSALALHEAALLGNLVGSIIGMLEARESASPPDELEQITGMRTGNTKPPEDATTRRLLPDFYRPDGEGEGTPAGDCAPDAKGLNAVLRSLHEPGIIDAKRAAAQQLLDTLPEQGGRFELTEEQANAWIAAVNDIRLALGTMLKIGPDGPDRLPPGDPMAGQLSVYQWLTVLQEYLVVALMGGPRR
- the clpS gene encoding ATP-dependent Clp protease adapter ClpS, producing the protein MATSAPTSTPVKPQGTGQRHADTVEDTASPWVTIVWDDPVNLMTYVTYIFQKLFGYSEPHATKLMLQVHHEGKAVVSAGSRESMEVDVSKLHAAGLWATMQQDR
- a CDS encoding nicotinate phosphoribosyltransferase — its product is MLAAALHDGTAGRRTSFELFSRRLPEGRRYGVVAGTDRFLDALTAFSFDDAALNLLSRFLDPQTLSYLNDFRFRGDIDGYPEGELYFAGSPVLSVHGSFAECIVLETLMLSIFNHDTAIASAAARMVSAADGRPLIEMGSRRTHEQAAVAAARAAYLAGFAGTSNLEAHRRFGVPVLGTSAHAFTLLHAGSDIADSADGAGELAAFRSQVAAQGVDTTLLVDTYDVTTGVANAVAAAGPGLGAVRIDSGELAVLARQVRDQLDRLGATGTKIVVSGDLDEFGIAALRAAPVDSYGVGTALVTGSGAPAAGFVYKLVEVDGLPVHKRSAAKTSAGGRKQALRVSRPSGTLVEEVVYPVGRPPADSGRVLTVPLIRGGDVVAATGADALAAARDRVASGLRSLPWEGLKLAHGEPAIPTRLTPGGPSA
- a CDS encoding YdeI/OmpD-associated family protein; this encodes MSSHRLPGGAVHELPADLRDGLLVSPTALAAWQSITPLARNEFICWVEDAKQQVTRERRIRRTREELEEGKRRPCCWPGCKHRERNGR
- a CDS encoding nuclear transport factor 2 family protein, with the translated sequence MELDATAFSHRWVQAWNAHDVEAVLAHFHDDVLFTSPVAARLFPETAGVIRGKPALRSYWTAALARLPDLHFVVEAVYRGIDTVVITYRNQNHGLVNEVLRFDDDGRVIEGHGTYFVTGPAGSD
- a CDS encoding ATP-dependent DNA helicase, encoding MADPSVPELLAAAVAALGGSERDGQVRMAEAVARAFEVGEHLAVQAGTGTGKSLAYLVPAIARAVTDEHPVVVSTATIALQRQLVDRDLPRLADALEKVLPRRPTFALLKGRRNYLCLNKIHSGSADDSDEAPQEELFEPFAASALGRDVQRLTAWAQTTDSGDRDDLKPGVPERSWSQVSVSARECLGAARCQFGIDCFAERARGVAAEADIVVTNHALLAIDAISETNVLPEHELLVVDEAHELVDRVTSVATGELTAAALSVAVRRITRLVSPELVQRLDTASLTFGSAIHDGTPGRLDHLDDDLAAYLTALRDAAGAVRSAIDTAPSDPKAAAARKEAVAALSEISDTAARILTSFEPAIPERTDVVWLSHEDNRGSVRPVLRVAPLSVAGLLRERLFARATTVLTSATLTVGGTFDAMAGAWGLTGGSPDPSDARWRGLDVGSPFAHAKAGILYVAAHLPPPGRDGTGTDAQLDEIAELITAAGGRTLGLFSSMRAARAAAEAMRERLDTPVLCQGDDTTGALVEQFAADADLSLFGTLSLWQGVDVPGPSLSLVLIDRIPFPRPDDPLLTARQRAVSARGGNGFMAVAANHAALLLAQGAGRLLRSVEDRGVVAVLDSRMATARYAGYLRASLPPFWATTDTAKVRLALQRLRGG
- a CDS encoding neutral zinc metallopeptidase, with the protein product MRPGRRRHRVLATACTLMLLLSGCARMLDGTPVSIFADPFRVGGLQAVDGPTGLRPDAPPPSREVAGTDGGRIDQIAAQSVSDLEAFWTISYPNTFDGEFEPVRSLLSWDPGQLRGTFCKSRTFLLVNAAYCYLDDTIGWDRRLLLPALRSAYGDMAITMVLAHEYGHAIARAAGITKRRQTPTLVAEQQADCLAGVYLRWVAQGDSPRFTLSTGDGLNGVLAAMLALRDPLLNPGETVGSNEHGSAFERISAFQFGFTDGAGSCNAIDAKEIEQRRGDLPVQLQQNETGEVPVSEDSVRVVVDAMNIAFTPAEPPQLTFDAAAASSCADARPSPPASYCPATNTIAVDLPALQVMGTPGKDQKLATLSGDNTAYSVLMSRHLQAVQIEHGGLVLDNAAAALRTACLTGVATTRLSQGVTTSNGSTIALTAGDLDEAVAGLLTNGLAAGDVNGESVPAGFSRIDAYRTGVLGDFDRCLQRFP